The Girardinichthys multiradiatus isolate DD_20200921_A chromosome 24, DD_fGirMul_XY1, whole genome shotgun sequence genome has a window encoding:
- the LOC124861945 gene encoding indian hedgehog B protein-like, producing the protein MQLPTLVTCLAGCAFLLSPLSEGCGPGKGHGRRRAPRKLVPLILKQFSPNVAEQTLGASGKFEGKITRSSERFKELIPNYNPDIIFKDEENTGADRLMTQRCKDKLNSLAISVMNHWPGVRLRVTEGWDEDGHHSTNSLHYEGRAVDITTSDRDRDKYAMLARLAVEAGFDWVHYESRAHIHCSVKSDHSVAAKSGGCFPGNASVTLESGAKKSISDLQPGERVLASLGSHGDLVFSEVLTFLDQDPTTLRLFVTLQTEAGVQISLTAAHLIFASQKNCSEGTAPAPGVLRTMYASDARPGQCVLVSDGGPGHLSRISRVGMKVTRGAFAPLTRQGTIVVDGVMTSCYAVVDQHGLAHWAFAPLRLMYSWTGSTGGHSDGMHWYSWVLHWLGRTVLDSGRLHPLGVAREDT; encoded by the exons ATGCAGCTCCCCACGCTGGTGACGTGCTTGGCCGGTTGCGCCTTCCTCCTGTCGCCGCTCAGCGAGGGCTGCGGGCCGGGGAAGGGCCACGGCCGGAGGCGGGCCCCGCGGAAACTGGTGCCGCTCATCTTAAAGCAGTTCAGTCCCAACGTGGCCGAGCAAACGCTAGGGGCTAGCGGAAAGTTCGAGGGTAAGATCACCAGGAGCTCGGAGCGATTCAAGGAGCTCATCCCCAACTATAACCCAGACATCATCTTCAAGGATGAGGAGAACACAGGTGCAGACCGCCTGATGACACAG CGCTGCAAAGACAAGCTGAACTCCCTGGCCATCTCTGTGATGAACCACTGGCCCGGGGTACGGCTGAGGGTCACTGAGGGCTGGGACGAGGACGGCCACCACTCCACCAACTCTCTGCACTACGAGGGCCGGGCAGTGGATATCACCACCTCGGACCGGGACAGGGACAAGTACGCCATGTTGGCGCGGCTGGCGGTGGAGGCCGGGTTTGACTGGGTCCACTACGAGTCCAGAGCCCACATCCACTGTAGCGTCAAGTCAG ACCACTCAGTGGCAGCCAAGTCTGGCGGCTGTTTCCCCGGCAACGCCTCCGTGACGTTGGAGAGCGGTGCGAAGAAGTCCATCAGCGACCTGCAGCCTGGTGAGCGGGTCCTGGCCTCCTTGGGCAGCCATGGGGATTTGGTCTTCAGTGAAGTCCTGACCTTCCTGGACCAGGACCCGACCACCCTCAGGCTCTTTGTCACCCTGCAGACAGAAGCTGGGGTTCAAATCTCCCTCACCGCCGCCCACCTCATCTTTGCCTCACAGAAGAACTGCTCAGAGGGGACGGCTCCAGCCCCCGGCGTCCTAAGGACGATGTACGCCAGCGACGCCCGGCCAGGACAATGTGTCCTGGTGTCAGATGGGGGACCAGGGCATCTGTCTCGGATCAGTCGGGTCGGTATGAAAGTGACCAGGGGGGCGTTTGCCCCACTAACCCGGCAGGGGACCATCGTGGTGGATGGGGTGATGACGTCCTGTTATGCTGTAGTGGACCAACACGGGCTGGCCCACTGGGCCTTTGCCCCCCTCAGGCTGATGTACAGCTGGACTGGAAGCACTGGGGGCCACAGTGACGGGATGCACTGGTACTCCTGGGTTTTACACTGGCTGGGCAGGACGGTGCTGGACTCAGGGCGCCTCCACCCACTGGGCGTGGCTCGGGAAGACACGTGA